Proteins encoded by one window of Nostoc sp. PCC 7120 = FACHB-418:
- a CDS encoding 5'-nucleotidase, lipoprotein e(P4) family, giving the protein MYHPYLKLIAFPTILTSSLLLVGLKQDTAEITNAQLNEQSVLAINWVQQSGEYQALTYQAFNIAKIVFDQAKAKRVKQPAVIVDIDETILDNSAYQGGLIGTNSGFESSTWNKWVAAAKAKAVPGAVKFVNYVNNNGGTVFFISNRDRSSQKGSKNNLAWQNLLEKTTL; this is encoded by the coding sequence ATGTACCACCCATATTTGAAGCTGATTGCATTTCCTACAATACTCACCTCAAGTTTGCTTCTTGTAGGACTCAAGCAAGATACCGCAGAGATAACTAATGCACAATTAAATGAACAGTCCGTACTGGCTATTAACTGGGTACAACAGTCGGGAGAGTATCAAGCCCTGACTTACCAAGCATTTAACATCGCCAAAATTGTCTTTGACCAAGCCAAAGCCAAAAGGGTAAAGCAACCAGCCGTTATTGTTGATATTGATGAGACAATTCTTGACAATAGTGCTTACCAAGGTGGTCTAATTGGTACTAATAGCGGTTTTGAATCATCAACCTGGAATAAATGGGTGGCAGCAGCCAAAGCTAAGGCTGTCCCTGGTGCAGTTAAGTTTGTAAATTATGTTAATAACAATGGTGGTACAGTCTTTTTTATCTCTAACCGGGATAGAAGCAGCCAAAAGGGTAGCAAAAATAATCTAGCGTGGCAAAACTTACTAGAGAAGACGACTCTCTAG
- a CDS encoding HAD family acid phosphatase: MYHYFVTSSRLQDLCSSLVSFATLENNDLEIATINNLKSVGFKGVNPKTVLLKGEFTKIIDGKENTSKQWRREAIENGKADGKKYTVFALIGDSLNDFDEKVGVTNQERRKSVEKYSNYYGIFDSVPNNRTIEPAYIALPNPMYGSWETGMYNPQAFKKQSPFELSPSEKEQQRKDSLVRWLSGK; this comes from the coding sequence TTGTACCATTATTTCGTTACAAGCTCAAGATTACAGGATCTCTGCTCCTCTCTAGTAAGTTTTGCCACGCTAGAAAATAATGACTTAGAGATAGCAACCATCAATAATTTAAAATCAGTTGGGTTCAAAGGTGTCAATCCTAAAACCGTATTACTCAAAGGTGAGTTTACCAAAATTATTGATGGCAAAGAGAACACTTCAAAGCAATGGCGACGAGAAGCTATAGAAAATGGTAAGGCTGACGGCAAAAAATATACTGTATTTGCTTTAATTGGCGATAGTCTCAACGATTTTGATGAGAAGGTTGGTGTCACTAATCAGGAACGGCGTAAATCTGTAGAAAAATACTCAAATTATTATGGAATTTTTGACTCTGTTCCTAATAATAGAACTATAGAACCTGCTTATATTGCATTGCCCAATCCTATGTATGGTAGTTGGGAAACTGGAATGTATAATCCTCAAGCATTCAAAAAGCAAAGCCCCTTTGAACTGAGTCCATCCGAAAAAGAACAACAGCGTAAGGATTCGTTAGTTCGCTGGCTATCTGGTAAATAA
- a CDS encoding PPC domain-containing protein: MATFDLGTIGSTPVLRNNFTLTTSDTTDVFKFRTTSTRNLNLSVTDISVGDPELLLFRDNGNGIFDANDQSVDLSARSSNRDESINNQENAGTYFAQVIRGAASSGTISYDFAVSATAPNSTSGFSNLLPREFELGNLSGDVSRSNIVGDFDTADTYQFSLGDFEGVNITLNGLLNGDADIRLIRDFNNNRIVDANEEIARSTKGGITPDIISNINQSGDYFLQVNQFSGRTGYTLTFDHFTTPFA, from the coding sequence ATGGCTACTTTTGATCTTGGTACAATAGGCAGCACGCCTGTTCTCAGAAACAACTTCACTTTAACTACATCTGATACCACTGATGTTTTTAAGTTTAGAACCACCAGTACCAGAAATCTCAATTTGTCTGTGACAGATATCAGCGTTGGTGATCCCGAACTGTTACTTTTTCGAGACAACGGTAACGGGATTTTTGATGCCAATGACCAATCGGTTGATTTGTCCGCTAGGTCTAGCAACAGAGACGAGTCTATCAATAATCAGGAAAATGCAGGGACTTATTTTGCCCAAGTCATTCGCGGTGCTGCTAGTTCAGGCACTATAAGTTACGATTTTGCTGTGTCTGCGACTGCACCCAATTCAACATCTGGTTTTAGTAATCTTTTGCCTAGAGAATTTGAACTTGGCAACTTGTCAGGTGATGTTAGTCGCTCTAATATTGTGGGTGACTTCGACACCGCAGATACTTACCAGTTCTCCCTGGGGGATTTTGAGGGTGTCAACATTACACTGAACGGACTCCTAAATGGTGATGCTGACATTCGATTGATTCGGGATTTTAATAACAATCGGATTGTTGATGCAAATGAGGAAATTGCACGTTCTACTAAAGGTGGTATCACGCCGGATATAATTTCTAACATTAACCAATCAGGTGACTACTTCTTGCAAGTCAATCAATTCAGTGGACGGACTGGCTACACTTTGACTTTTGACCACTTCACCACCCCATTTGCTTAA
- a CDS encoding phosphodiester glycosidase family protein translates to MKWRYSPKTSNYCFIVGGFFLFLPILMYGWGHFRRPPRSENQQELFRGIVYQRLIESKPRPLIIHIVTIDLNTPGIKPFITPDIENLSKNVGVGKQAIIDNETKARTTSEFVAEFQVKLAINGSYFYPFKEVTPWHYYPHSGDTTKVLGQTISNGKIYANKKSSWYVLCFDNNNQAQIPGGEECPKNTIQGLAGDDVLVFQGKPKINIYANSSADKPYSRVVAAIDKTGKKLWLVLVDGKQPLYSEGFTKRELTQFIAKLGVYNAINLDGGGSTTLVVANPDKEGKPKILNAPTHTKILMRDRPVANHLGFYAD, encoded by the coding sequence ATGAAATGGCGATATAGTCCCAAAACATCTAACTATTGCTTTATTGTCGGTGGTTTTTTCTTGTTTTTACCAATATTAATGTATGGTTGGGGTCATTTTCGTCGTCCACCTCGTAGTGAAAACCAACAAGAATTATTTCGGGGGATTGTTTATCAGCGTTTGATCGAGTCAAAGCCACGTCCTTTAATCATTCATATCGTGACAATTGATTTAAATACACCTGGAATTAAACCATTTATCACTCCAGATATTGAGAATTTATCAAAAAATGTCGGAGTTGGGAAACAAGCCATTATCGACAATGAAACCAAAGCAAGAACAACATCTGAATTTGTCGCGGAATTTCAAGTTAAACTTGCCATCAACGGGAGCTATTTTTATCCTTTTAAGGAGGTAACACCGTGGCATTATTATCCTCACAGTGGAGATACGACAAAGGTATTAGGACAAACTATTTCTAATGGTAAAATATATGCTAATAAAAAATCAAGTTGGTATGTTTTATGCTTTGATAACAACAACCAAGCCCAAATTCCAGGCGGTGAAGAATGTCCGAAAAATACTATTCAAGGGCTAGCAGGGGATGACGTATTAGTTTTTCAAGGAAAACCAAAAATAAATATTTATGCAAATTCCTCAGCCGATAAACCATATTCGAGAGTAGTTGCAGCTATCGACAAAACAGGTAAGAAATTGTGGTTAGTTTTAGTAGATGGTAAACAACCACTATATAGCGAAGGATTTACTAAAAGAGAATTAACACAATTTATAGCAAAATTGGGTGTTTATAATGCCATAAATCTTGATGGAGGAGGTTCTACTACATTGGTAGTAGCAAATCCAGACAAAGAGGGGAAGCCAAAAATTTTAAATGCTCCTACCCATACTAAAATACTAATGCGCGATCGCCCAGTTGCTAATCATCTAGGATTTTATGCGGATTAA
- a CDS encoding CHAT domain-containing protein — protein sequence MSNAFPLFRYLLLLLITAFIFVTVSPVLKPSHAVDLPIEHFDRSEKRLKDSLQQGKALYEAGRLVEAQQLLQKVFQEYQALGDKLRQAVTLSNLALVYQQRGMFTEANTAINDSLQLLGTQNSKQYLHVLAQTLEIKGSIQLEQGQAQQALQTWQLAEAEYIASSDVYDELHQRTAINHSRINQAQALQVLGFYRRALTMLTQVSQNLQSQPDSLTKVIELRSLGDVLQLTGDLKKSSEVLQQSLQTAEKLQSLREIAATFLSLGNTARIAEDYESAIAFYQQAIAKTPSSLTKVQAQINLLTILVNTQQWKIAQPLLKQIPTELDNLPLSQVAVYARIHFAQSLMKQQFINESKESAAKMLAKTTKLAQALGDRRAESYALGTLGKLYEQDKQWLNAQNLTQQALKLAESVNAPDIAYNWHWQLGRLLKQQGDTKGAIAAYDDAVNELQALRNDLVGVNRDVEFSFKESVEPIYRESVALLLSPGDQSEQTLDKARQRIEALQLADLDNFFREACLNVTKVVLDEVVDRDNPTTAVIYPIILPEKLQVIVKIPKQPLRRYSVNKSQIEVEKTLGQLRQYLTEPDRIEEVKILSLQVYSWLIQPIESELQHRNVNTLVFVLDGALRNVPMAALYDGRQYLVEKYAVALNLGLQLQKPKPLAQENLQILAGGLVQPPSQFRQFPPLPEIKSEFNLIAKAGVVTTELLDRDFTSKALTGKISSIPFNVVHLATHGQFSSRPEDTFILAMDGPINVTDFDLLLRRRDETYLQPLELLVLSACQTAEGDNRATLGLAGVAVRAGARSTMASLWNVGDRSTAILVGEFYRELVSAKVTKAEALRRAQVTLLQKYPNYSRPGYWAAYVLVGNWL from the coding sequence ATGTCGAACGCCTTCCCTTTATTTCGGTATCTCCTGCTATTACTAATCACAGCATTTATTTTTGTTACCGTTTCACCTGTCTTAAAACCATCTCATGCAGTTGATTTGCCAATTGAGCATTTTGATAGATCAGAAAAACGCTTAAAAGATTCACTACAACAAGGAAAAGCACTATATGAAGCAGGAAGATTAGTAGAAGCGCAACAGCTTTTGCAGAAGGTCTTTCAAGAATACCAAGCATTGGGAGATAAGCTTAGACAAGCGGTGACGCTAAGTAATCTTGCCTTGGTTTATCAGCAGCGTGGGATGTTTACCGAAGCAAATACGGCAATCAATGACAGTTTGCAACTGCTAGGTACTCAGAACTCAAAACAATACTTGCACGTTCTTGCTCAAACGCTGGAAATTAAAGGGAGTATACAGTTAGAGCAAGGACAAGCTCAACAGGCATTACAAACTTGGCAATTAGCTGAGGCGGAATATATTGCAAGTAGTGATGTCTACGACGAGCTACACCAACGCACTGCCATCAACCACAGTCGCATTAATCAAGCACAGGCATTGCAGGTACTAGGATTCTACCGTCGTGCTTTAACAATGTTGACTCAAGTCAGCCAAAATTTACAATCTCAACCAGATTCGTTAACCAAAGTTATAGAATTGCGATCGCTGGGAGATGTACTCCAATTAACTGGAGATTTAAAAAAATCTAGTGAAGTTTTACAACAAAGCTTACAAACTGCTGAGAAATTGCAATCCCTTCGGGAGATCGCTGCAACATTCCTCAGTTTAGGCAATACTGCTAGAATTGCGGAAGATTATGAAAGTGCGATCGCTTTTTATCAACAAGCGATCGCGAAAACTCCTTCATCTCTTACCAAAGTCCAGGCGCAAATCAATCTTTTGACTATCCTAGTCAATACACAACAGTGGAAAATTGCACAACCTCTGTTAAAGCAAATTCCTACTGAGCTAGATAATTTACCACTCTCTCAAGTAGCAGTTTATGCCAGAATTCATTTTGCTCAGAGCTTGATGAAACAGCAATTTATCAATGAGTCAAAAGAATCTGCGGCTAAAATGCTCGCCAAAACAACAAAACTAGCACAAGCACTTGGTGATAGACGAGCAGAATCTTACGCCCTTGGAACTCTGGGAAAGCTGTATGAACAGGACAAACAGTGGTTAAATGCCCAAAATTTGACACAGCAAGCACTTAAGTTAGCTGAATCTGTAAATGCACCGGATATCGCCTACAACTGGCATTGGCAGCTAGGACGCTTGTTAAAACAGCAGGGAGATACCAAAGGTGCGATCGCAGCTTATGATGATGCTGTTAATGAGTTACAGGCTCTTAGAAATGACCTTGTTGGAGTTAATCGAGATGTAGAATTTTCATTTAAGGAAAGTGTAGAACCTATTTATCGTGAATCAGTAGCATTACTTTTATCGCCAGGAGATCAAAGTGAACAAACATTAGATAAAGCACGCCAGCGAATTGAAGCACTTCAATTAGCAGATTTAGATAACTTTTTTCGGGAAGCTTGCTTAAATGTCACAAAGGTTGTGTTAGATGAAGTAGTAGATAGAGATAATCCTACAACCGCCGTTATTTATCCAATTATTCTGCCAGAAAAATTACAAGTCATTGTCAAAATTCCCAAGCAACCTTTGCGACGCTACTCAGTAAATAAATCTCAAATTGAAGTAGAAAAAACTTTAGGTCAACTGCGGCAGTATTTGACTGAACCAGACAGAATCGAGGAAGTTAAAATACTTTCTCTGCAAGTATATAGTTGGTTGATTCAACCAATCGAGTCTGAGTTACAACATAGGAATGTTAATACTTTAGTTTTTGTATTGGATGGTGCATTGCGAAATGTACCAATGGCAGCATTATATGATGGAAGACAATATTTAGTTGAGAAATATGCTGTTGCTTTAAATCTGGGATTGCAATTACAAAAACCCAAACCTTTAGCACAAGAAAATTTACAGATTCTTGCTGGAGGATTGGTACAACCGCCATCCCAATTTCGACAATTTCCGCCTTTACCAGAAATTAAATCTGAGTTTAACTTGATTGCCAAAGCAGGGGTAGTAACCACAGAACTTTTAGATCGAGATTTCACAAGTAAGGCATTAACAGGAAAGATTAGCTCTATTCCATTTAATGTTGTTCATCTGGCAACTCACGGACAGTTTAGTTCTCGTCCTGAAGATACATTTATTTTGGCGATGGATGGGCCAATTAATGTTACTGATTTTGATTTGCTGTTACGCCGTCGTGATGAAACATACTTACAACCTTTAGAACTTCTTGTCTTAAGTGCTTGTCAGACAGCAGAAGGCGATAATCGGGCAACACTGGGTTTAGCAGGGGTTGCTGTGCGTGCAGGTGCAAGGAGTACAATGGCAAGTCTATGGAATGTTGGTGATCGCTCCACTGCAATTTTAGTAGGTGAGTTTTATCGTGAGTTAGTTTCTGCCAAAGTTACAAAAGCAGAAGCTCTGCGTCGCGCTCAAGTAACCCTTTTACAAAAGTATCCAAACTACAGCCGCCCAGGGTATTGGGCTGCTTATGTTCTCGTTGGTAACTGGTTGTAA
- a CDS encoding RNA-guided endonuclease InsQ/TnpB family protein, giving the protein MIVLEFKAKGKTTQYVAIDEAIRTCQFVRNKAIRFWMDNRGVGQKDLYRLSKVLRHEFSFVKALNSSACQASIERAYSSIARFYDNCKKSVPGKKGYPQFKKNNRSVEYKTSGWSLSETRKQITFTDKKGIGKLNLKGTWNLNFYQLEQIKRVRLVRRADGYYVQFLISADNKVETQPTGKTIGLDVGLKEFYTDSNGHTEPNPKFYRTGEKRLKFRQRRVSRHKKGSTNRKKAINKLGRVHLKISRQREEHAKRVARCVIQSHDLVAYEDLRVKNLVKNHCLAKSINDAGWYQFRKWLEYFGVKFGRITVAVNPAYTTSQCSNCGAVVKKSLSTRTHVCECGFVMDRDWNAAINILKLALGTTGHVGTWIYDPNASGDSTSTHAGEILCEQVGSMNEESPHL; this is encoded by the coding sequence ATGATTGTTTTAGAGTTTAAAGCTAAAGGGAAAACAACTCAATATGTAGCCATTGATGAGGCGATTAGAACCTGTCAATTCGTTCGCAACAAAGCTATTCGTTTTTGGATGGATAACCGAGGTGTAGGGCAGAAAGACTTATATCGTCTTAGCAAGGTTCTCAGACATGAGTTTTCTTTTGTCAAGGCTTTGAACTCTAGTGCTTGCCAAGCTTCTATCGAACGGGCTTATAGTTCTATTGCTCGTTTTTACGACAACTGTAAAAAGTCTGTTCCAGGTAAGAAAGGTTATCCACAGTTTAAGAAAAACAACCGTTCAGTTGAATATAAAACCTCTGGATGGTCACTTTCTGAAACTAGAAAGCAAATCACTTTTACTGACAAAAAAGGTATTGGCAAACTCAATCTCAAGGGAACGTGGAATTTAAACTTCTACCAATTGGAGCAGATAAAACGAGTTAGGTTAGTCCGTCGCGCCGATGGGTATTATGTTCAATTCCTGATTAGCGCAGATAACAAAGTAGAAACACAACCGACTGGTAAAACCATTGGTTTAGATGTTGGTTTAAAAGAGTTCTACACCGATAGCAACGGACATACAGAACCTAACCCTAAGTTTTATCGCACAGGAGAGAAGCGTCTAAAGTTTAGACAAAGGCGCGTTTCAAGGCATAAGAAAGGCTCTACCAATCGCAAAAAAGCCATTAATAAATTAGGGCGAGTACACCTCAAAATAAGTAGGCAACGTGAAGAACACGCTAAGAGAGTAGCGCGTTGCGTAATCCAATCTCACGATTTGGTCGCCTATGAAGATTTGAGGGTTAAAAACTTAGTTAAGAATCACTGTCTCGCTAAATCTATTAATGATGCTGGTTGGTATCAATTCAGAAAATGGTTGGAGTATTTCGGTGTGAAATTTGGCCGGATAACTGTAGCTGTTAATCCTGCGTACACAACAAGCCAATGCTCTAATTGTGGCGCAGTAGTCAAAAAATCTCTATCCACAAGAACTCATGTTTGTGAATGCGGATTTGTGATGGATAGAGATTGGAACGCAGCGATTAACATTCTGAAACTAGCCTTGGGTACTACGGGTCACGTAGGAACCTGGATCTATGATCCGAACGCTTCAGGAGATTCGACCTCTACTCATGCTGGAGAAATCTTGTGTGAGCAAGTTGGGTCTATGAATGAAGAATCTCCGCACTTATAG
- a CDS encoding transposase, translated as MWNEYNNPRHIRTLNGVVELQLKIRRCQNKSCMRYKKAYRPEQEGSLALPQNEFGLDVIAYIGALRYQEHRSVPQIHTHLELKGICISKRTVTHLIDRYDELLSLWLKDHKRLKAIVANQGRVILAIDGMQPEIGHEVLWVIRDCLSGEILLAKTLLSSRNEDLVALLLEVANTLDVPIDGVVSDGQQSIRKAVGLALPKIAHGLCHYHYLKEAIKPIYEADRNAKKELKKKVRGLREIERSVTNEDKDLVTIIEDYCSAVRSSITNDGHPPLEASGLKLQENLTLIEQSLERMEKRSALPPPLVNLKHLLAKGLSATASLFSPVRVAYQWVDKASNILNNKIGLDAAGVKQSYQQLLTEMSQQKQKAGTLNTAIDNFIKTTHSYWSGLFHCYEIEDFPRTNNDLEHAFGMLRYHQRRCTGRKVAPSSLVIRGSVKLACAIATKLHSFTASDLAQVDIHTWLELRSQLQKHHKARIEQYRFRRDPKAYLANLESRLL; from the coding sequence ATGTGGAATGAATACAATAATCCTCGACATATAAGAACGCTAAATGGGGTAGTAGAACTACAGCTAAAAATTCGGCGATGTCAAAATAAGTCATGTATGCGGTATAAAAAAGCATATCGACCAGAGCAAGAAGGGTCACTCGCTCTACCACAGAACGAATTTGGTTTGGATGTGATTGCTTATATAGGAGCATTACGCTACCAGGAACATAGAAGTGTTCCTCAAATACATACTCACCTTGAATTAAAAGGTATATGTATAAGTAAACGAACGGTCACACACTTAATTGACAGATATGACGAGTTACTTTCTTTATGGCTAAAAGACCATAAAAGATTAAAAGCAATAGTGGCTAATCAAGGACGGGTGATATTAGCCATTGATGGGATGCAGCCAGAAATTGGACATGAGGTATTATGGGTAATTCGAGATTGTCTATCAGGAGAAATTTTACTTGCTAAAACTTTATTATCATCAAGGAATGAAGATTTAGTAGCGTTATTATTAGAAGTGGCTAATACACTGGATGTACCAATTGATGGAGTTGTTAGTGATGGACAACAATCAATTCGTAAAGCTGTTGGGTTAGCATTACCTAAAATTGCTCATGGTTTATGTCATTACCATTACCTGAAAGAAGCAATTAAACCCATATATGAGGCGGATAGAAATGCAAAAAAGGAATTGAAAAAAAAAGTTAGAGGATTACGAGAAATTGAACGTAGTGTTACCAATGAAGATAAGGATTTGGTGACTATTATTGAAGATTATTGCTCGGCAGTCCGTAGTTCTATAACCAATGATGGACATCCACCGTTAGAGGCATCTGGATTAAAGTTACAAGAAAATTTGACTTTGATAGAACAAAGCTTAGAAAGGATGGAAAAAAGAAGTGCTTTACCACCACCTTTAGTTAACCTAAAACACCTTCTAGCTAAGGGATTATCTGCTACTGCATCTTTATTTTCACCTGTGAGGGTTGCATATCAGTGGGTTGATAAAGCTAGTAATATTCTCAACAATAAAATAGGTCTTGATGCTGCTGGGGTCAAACAAAGTTATCAGCAACTGTTGACAGAAATGTCTCAACAAAAGCAGAAAGCTGGTACCCTGAACACTGCAATCGATAACTTTATAAAAACCACCCACAGCTACTGGTCTGGACTTTTTCATTGTTATGAAATTGAAGATTTTCCTAGAACTAATAATGACTTAGAACACGCTTTTGGTATGCTACGTTATCATCAACGTCGTTGTACCGGTCGTAAGGTTGCCCCCTCATCTCTCGTTATTCGTGGTTCTGTCAAACTTGCCTGTGCGATAGCTACTAAGCTTCATTCTTTTACCGCATCTGATTTAGCACAAGTTGATATTCATACTTGGCTCGAATTACGCTCTCAATTGCAAAAACACCACAAAGCCAGAATTGAACAGTATCGATTTCGCAGAGACCCCAAGGCTTACTTGGCTAATCTAGAGAGTCGTCTTCTCTAG
- a CDS encoding pentapeptide repeat-containing protein — MDRDNFNFCHQNLQNRSFKAMQLHDANFSGADVRGCDFSHAQLQRANFVKAKFGQSSRIFMSLRITAFIVLCLTFVAVSEMAFGVIGNTPEIPAWSYTKALVVSLAISGLGASFRRVFNQESSLENLITTISGVSSAALIGCYYGGVLQNKNPQFAAISAIISSIVVAILCFVSKNDLMRVIVAVAGFVCNYGLAFLISSVAFAYLSTQNYLIGSIWGILTVILLTVTMRSLKLAIQEITANGITNFRGANLENARFDSDMDHKKVDFTAANIHKINS, encoded by the coding sequence ATGGATCGTGATAATTTCAATTTTTGTCACCAAAATTTGCAAAATCGCTCATTTAAAGCAATGCAACTTCATGATGCAAATTTTAGTGGTGCTGATGTGCGTGGATGTGATTTTTCTCATGCACAATTACAAAGAGCTAATTTTGTGAAAGCGAAATTTGGTCAGTCATCTAGAATATTTATGAGTTTGCGAATCACTGCATTCATTGTTTTATGCTTAACTTTTGTAGCAGTTAGCGAAATGGCGTTTGGCGTAATAGGAAACACTCCAGAAATACCGGCATGGTCATATACTAAAGCTCTAGTTGTCAGCTTGGCAATTTCTGGATTAGGTGCAAGTTTTAGGAGGGTTTTTAATCAAGAATCAAGCTTAGAAAATTTGATTACAACTATATCAGGTGTATCTTCAGCAGCATTAATTGGTTGTTATTATGGTGGTGTGCTGCAAAATAAAAACCCTCAATTTGCTGCAATATCTGCAATTATATCATCCATAGTAGTAGCAATTTTATGTTTTGTATCTAAGAATGATTTGATGCGAGTAATTGTCGCAGTCGCGGGGTTTGTTTGTAATTACGGTTTAGCTTTTTTAATTAGTAGCGTCGCCTTCGCCTACTTGAGTACCCAAAATTATCTAATCGGTAGCATTTGGGGAATTTTAACTGTAATTTTACTGACTGTAACCATGCGATCATTAAAATTGGCCATTCAAGAAATCACCGCTAATGGTATTACTAATTTCAGGGGTGCAAATTTAGAAAATGCTAGATTTGACTCAGATATGGATCATAAGAAAGTTGATTTTACTGCTGCGAATATACATAAGATTAACTCTTAA
- a CDS encoding cupin domain-containing protein encodes MTVITPERLIIEENPSHAAHEPNRTLWISEAGGLTQFGAFIEILQPGSRSSLKHWHSAEDEMVYVLEGEITLIEGDAETILRPGDAATFQAGVPVGHFLENRSAKATRCLVVGNRAAVDTITYPDLDLVCHRDRSLPDDIWTNSVGEPAPSPY; translated from the coding sequence ATGACTGTTATCACTCCCGAACGTCTTATCATAGAGGAAAACCCTTCTCACGCCGCGCACGAGCCAAATCGCACGCTCTGGATCAGCGAAGCAGGAGGGCTTACCCAGTTCGGTGCGTTCATCGAAATCCTGCAACCTGGCTCTCGTTCATCACTCAAGCATTGGCATAGTGCTGAGGATGAAATGGTCTATGTCCTCGAAGGCGAAATCACGCTCATTGAAGGAGACGCAGAGACTATACTACGTCCTGGCGATGCCGCAACTTTTCAAGCAGGAGTGCCAGTAGGTCACTTCCTTGAGAATCGCAGCGCCAAGGCAACGCGATGCCTAGTAGTCGGCAACCGAGCGGCAGTAGACACAATCACGTATCCTGACCTCGATCTGGTGTGTCACCGAGATCGATCACTGCCAGACGACATCTGGACTAACAGTGTGGGAGAACCTGCTCCAAGTCCCTACTAG
- a CDS encoding ribbon-helix-helix protein, CopG family: MTTRIDIRLPEQELEVLKAYCKEQDRTQTEVIREFIRSLRKKIKNQ; encoded by the coding sequence ATGACTACTCGTATCGATATCAGGCTTCCAGAGCAAGAATTGGAAGTATTAAAAGCCTACTGCAAAGAACAAGATAGAACTCAAACTGAGGTAATCCGTGAATTCATTCGTAGTCTTAGAAAGAAAATCAAAAACCAATGA
- a CDS encoding ribbon-helix-helix protein, CopG family — protein sequence MTINLTSSEVERLEKHCSTTGRPATDVIRELIRSLTVEEISNTN from the coding sequence CTGACGATTAATCTCACTTCAAGTGAAGTAGAGAGATTAGAAAAACATTGCTCAACAACAGGACGACCAGCAACAGATGTGATTAGAGAGTTAATTCGTTCTTTGACTGTTGAAGAAATATCAAACACAAATTAA